The Colletotrichum destructivum chromosome 7, complete sequence genome contains the following window.
AagcacgccgacgacaagggGGATCATATCCTGGTGGACGACGATTTCCACATTACGGGGATTATTGACTGGGAATGGGCCCATACCGCGCCGCCAGCTCATGCGTTCAACTCCCCCATCGCCTTCCTGCCGGTCGCCGACTTCTACAACGGTTCGAacgagctgggcgacgacgaactTGCTTTTGCACGCCTGTTCGAGGAAAAGGGCCGCCGGGATCTGGGCCGGTGTGTTCGGCGCGGCCGGTTGCAGCACAGGTTCGCCTTCTGCTGCGGGTACGACCTCGCGGCGGACTGGAGCGGATTCCAGGGCCTGTTTCAGGGGCTCCGGGACGCCGTCAAAGTGGACGAGGGCATGGGATGGGAGGACTGGAAAGCCGTCGCGATGCGGCGCTATGGTGAGGAGGCCGGGCTGCAACTGTTGTTGTCACGAGGAGATTTATAAAGGCGTTAGTTACTGGCTAAAGTCTTGTCGCTTTGAAAGGTGTGTGGTTCCAATAAATAAAAACCCACGTCTCTTGAGTATAGTTCTTACTAGGCAGTACGAGTTAGAATGTCTTCTCTAGGTTTTCCAGGTGAGAGGTTTGTCATGGTGGTTGCAATTGAGCAATGGGGTCGCAAGTTGTCAACTCCACACTCCGGGTCATTTATCTTATTTCTTGATGCCACATGTCATGTCATGTCATTGTAGCAATGGCCCTGAAAGCATCTTGAGTAAGTTGGAAAGTCTAACGATGAGTAGGTAGGCGTCTATTGTGGAGGACTACACTTTGGTATGCTCTCTCGTAAGAGTCTCTCCCCTACACCCTTCACATCTCAGCTTGGCATAGATCATCTTTAACTTGTTCCTCGTCCCACAGCC
Protein-coding sequences here:
- a CDS encoding Putative aminoglycoside phosphotransferase, protein kinase-like domain superfamily, translating into MSQLADTFIELHKYPFDVLGSLDRPGESHVGALARESLTDFAQSDMRAIGPFSSLEEYHKSSLQLVLDLILRGEMYSNLAVNAYLIHRFLIDLIPSVLPESESEPESEPEPDTQKFYLKHADDKGDHILVDDDFHITGIIDWEWAHTAPPAHAFNSPIAFLPVADFYNGSNELGDDELAFARLFEEKGRRDLGRCVRRGRLQHRFAFCCGYDLAADWSGFQGLFQGLRDAVKVDEGMGWEDWKAVAMRRYGEEAGLQLLLSRGDL